A single Euwallacea similis isolate ESF13 chromosome 1, ESF131.1, whole genome shotgun sequence DNA region contains:
- the botv gene encoding exostosin-3 — translation MYKTPLNGDPRLGPCQWQWFVNVKLSRIVLMVLGILILTPLISHFYLSNVERNTNLMTHSAHSHVDLPDDLDVREIDLRVGVEELVRIRGSVLSELRSIEKKRQQFKQELQTYSKNIEDLKLELAHQQTNLNRLKISVEQAQVAMHEALQQNTPDLALPQRLLPNALPPNMPAIPRDRSSHCRMFSCFDHSRCSLTSGFPVYLYDPDHHPVMNDGWDVDGFLKTTLKQVLGYNPHLTQNPIEACVYVVLVGEALKDTDDISENVGNHLNLPPVDSEALKRLPYWGGDGRNHILLNLARRDLSASSGDIFSNIDTGRAILVQSTFYHENFRPNFDLIVPPVLGPPGGDVWQECGYMLPSRRKYLLAFQGEMKVNKSIPLKSRMSTHDVDLEMKNSELNVFIVQHLKELANTHTSDKFLFEFECNPASDDSMNTGPQDWALCGTDSSRRAVLRESTFALVFAPNLVDFVSTTLLQARIYEALRSGAVPIILGGDQVILAYDEVLQWKRVAIFLPKARVTELHFLLRTIPDEDILYFRRQGRLVWERYLASVQSTLDTIVAVLRNRLNIPPLPADTVAAISVFNETFQPLLVPPSGDVEQEESLGPLEPPYSSPAFRRNFSLGLTQSYEIWNDWGDPFRLYPALPLDPLLPSDAKFVGSERGFRPVGNGAGGSGKEFSEALGGNSPREQFTIIMLTYEREQVLLDSIARLRGLPYLHSVVVIWNSPRLPSPELRWPDIGSPVHIIKAARNSLNNRFLPLDNLETEAVLSVDDDAHLRHDEILFGFRVWREHRDRIVGFPGRFHAWDLNTKNSWLYNSNYSCELSMVLTGAAFLHRHYLHLYWKWLPQAIRDKVDEYMNCEDIAMNFLVSHITQKPPVKVTSRWTFRCPGCPQSLSEDDTHFQERHKCINFFTQVFGYTPLLNTQYRADSILFKTRIPHDKQKCFKFI, via the exons atgtaTAAAACCCCTCTAAATGGGGACCCTCGGCTCGGACCTTGCCAGTGGCAGTGGTTCGTAAACGTAAAATTATCTCGTATAGTTTTGATGGTTTTGGGAATACTCATTTTAACCCCATTAATAAGCCActtttatttatcaaatgttgAACGAAATACTAACTTAATGACCCACAGTGCTCATTCCCATGTAGACTTACCTGATGATTTGGACGTCAGAGAAATAGATCTTAGAGTGGGAGTAGAGGAATTAGTTAGGATCAGGGGTTCTGTTCTTAGCGAGTTGAggagtattgaaaaaaaaagacagCAATTCAAACAAGAGCTAcag ACATATTCAAAAAACattgaagatttaaaattagaacTTGCCCATCAGCAAACTAACCTAAACAGACTTAAGATATCAGTTGAACAAGCCCAAGTGGCAATGCACGAGGCATTGCAGCAAAACACTCCAGACTTAGCACTGCCCCAGAGGCTCTTGCCTAATGCTTTGCCGCCCAATATGCCAGCCATTCCCAGAGATAGATCTAGTCATTGTAGGATGTTTTCTTGTTTTGACCATTCTAG GTGTTCATTAACCTCAGGATTTCCTGTATACTTATATGATCCAGATCATCATCCTGTTATGAATGATGGATGGGATGTTgatggttttttaaaaactactttAAAACAGGTGCTTGGGTATAATCCACATTTGACCCAAAATCCTATTGAAGCTTGTGTTTATGTAGTGTTAGTAG GAGAGGCTTTGAAAGATACTGATGATATAAGTGAAAATGTGGGGAACCACTTAAACTTACCTCCAGTTGATTCTGAAGCACTAAAGAGACTCCCATATTGGGGAGGAGATGGTCGAAACCATATTCTTTTAAATCTGGCAAGAAGAGATTTAAGTGCCAGCAgtggtgatattttttcaaatattgataCAG GAAGAGCAATCTTGGTCCAATCTACCTTTTACCATGAAAATTTCCGACCGAATTTTGACCTTATAGTGCCCCCAGTGTTAGGGCCTCCTGGAGGAGATGTATGGCAAGAATGTGGCTACATGCTGCCTAGTCGGCGCAAGTACTTGCTTGCATTTCAAGGTGAAATGAAGGTGAACAAAAGCATCCCATTGAAATCTCGCATGAGTACCCATGACGTCGATTTAGAGATGAAGAACTCCGAACTTAATGTGTTTATAGTACAG CACCTGAAGGAATTGGCTAATACTCATACTTCTGACAAATTTTTGTTCGAATTTGAATGTAATCCTGCCAGTGACGATTCGATGAACACAGGACCTCAAGATTGGGCCCTTTGCGGTACTGACAGCAGCCGCAGGGCTGTTCTAAGGGAATCGACTTTTGCCCTCGTGTTCGCACCGAATTTAGTGGATTTTGTGTCCACTACTTTGTTGCAGGCACGTATTTACGAAGCTTTACGCTCCG GTGCTGTTCCGATAATTCTGGGAGGAGACCAAGTGATATTAGCTTATGATGAAGTACTGCAATGGAAACGGGTTGCTATTTTCCTGCCCAAAGCACGTGTGACTGAACTGCATTTTCTACTGAGGACTATTCCAGATGAAGATATTCTATATTTTAGACGACAGGGAAGGCTTGTGTGGGAGAGATATCTTGCTTCAGTTCAGAGCACATTGGACACAATTGTGGCCGTGTTGAGAAATAGGCTGAATATTCCACCTTTGCCTGCTGATACAGTGGCGGCAATTAGTGTTTTCAATGAAACTTTCCAACCCTTATTAg TCCCTCCTTCTGGTGATGTGGAGCAAGAGGAAAGCCTGGGTCCTTTAGAACCACCTTACAGTAGTCCAGCATTTAGGAGAAATTTCAGTTTAGGACTTACTCAAAGCTATGAAATATGGAACGACTGGGGAGATCCTTTTAG attATATCCAGCCTTACCCTTGGACCCACTCTTGCCTTCAGACGCAAAATTCGTAGGCTCCGAAAGAGGTTTCAGACCTGTCGGAAATGGAGCTGGAGGCTCTGGCAAGGAATTCTCTGAAGCTTTAGGAGGCAACAGCCCGAGGGAACAATTCACCATAATCATGTTAACATATGAACGGGAACAGGTTCTTCTGGACTCCATAGCTCGATTACGTGGTTTGCCCTATTTGCATTCCGTGGTGGTTATCTGGAATTCGCCGCGATTGCCCAGCCCGGAGCTGCGATGGCCGGACATTGGATCTCCAGTACATATTATTAAAGCGGCAAGAAACTCGTTGAACAATAGATTTTTGCCGCTAGATAATCTGGAGACTGAGGCCGTTTTGTCTGTGGATGATGACGCACATTTGAG GCACGATGAGATTTTATTTGGTTTCCGCGTATGGCGAGAACACCGAGATAGAATCGTAGGTTTCCCCGGCAGATTTCACGCTTGGGATTTGAATACCAAAAACAGCTGGCTGTATAATTCGAATTACAGCTGCGAGTTAAGCATGGTGCTTACAG GAGCAGCATTTCTGCACCGACACTACCTCCATCTCTACTGGAAATGGCTGCCTCAGGCCATAAGAGACAAAGTGGACGAGTATATGAACTGCGAGGATATCGCCATGAATTTCTTGGTCAGTCATATAACACAGAAACCTCCGGTGAAAGTCACCTCCAGATGGACGTTTAGATGTCCGGGATGTCCTCAGAGTTTATCTGAGGACGATACTCATTTTCAGGAAAGACACAAATGTATCAACTTTTTTACGCAA GTATTTGGCTATACACCATTACTTAACACTCAGTACAGAGCGGACTCcatattgtttaaaacaagGATACCTCACGACAAGCAAAAGTGTTTCAAGTTCATATAA
- the Taf5 gene encoding transcription initiation factor TFIID subunit 5, with protein sequence MNNGLDKNQLAAVLQVLKKYNLKGTEEQLRKEASLSDEVDQSDSNVSSVLTGYKSDGDPDTYESSYIELKRFVESSLDIYKHELGMILYPVLVHMYLELVYNGHSDQAVSLMKKFGPEQDVYYQDDLMKLAMVTRRDHMNGNELTDTFKSNQFIIRMSRDTLSLLKRHLHDKKASVLLNIIQEHLYFDMYEGVARNKMQIDATSGAVGGEAKRQDNKAKVYYGIPKAPDIHILSAPVEDEEESAEQDNPDRPKKKKSKKDPLLSKKTKSDPNAPPPDRIPIPDLKDNDKIEKLKALREASKRTNLGPENLPSCCCYTLLNANYSVCCAEITEDSSMLAVGFNDSIIKVFTLVPQKLKAMKSADKLQEVNIEAEDVLVRMMDERSGESMRSLCGHSGPVYSVSFSPDRTVLLSASEDTSIRLWSLQIWTCLVVYKGHMFPVWDVKFSQLGYYFASCSYDRTARLWATDHYQPLRIFGGHFSDVDCVQFHPNSNYIATGSSDRRVCLWDISTGNHVRLMTGHKQPIQALAFSVCGRFLASAGADCTVLIWDLSHGHLVAELTGHDKTIHCLAFSRCGNILVSGGLDCSVRLWNFTKLTEEISSEDVNISHNPDVKTGDEYLLRTFQTKNSPLINLHFTRRNLMLAVAVFDGVAT encoded by the exons ATGAATAACGGTTTAGACAAAAACCAATTGGCTGCAGTTTTGCAAGTATTAAAGAAATACAACTTAAAG GGCACTGAAGAGCAGTTACGAAAAGAAGCTAGCCTTTCTGATGAAGTAGACCAATCAGACTCCAATGTTAGCAGCGTCCTAACAGGATACAAAAGCGACGGAGACCCAGATACTTATGAATCCTCTTACATCGAACTAAAAAGATTCGTTGAGAGCTCTCTAGACATATACAAACATGAGCTGGGAATGATCTTGTACCCTGTTCTGGTCCACATGTACTTGGAGCTAGTATATAATGGCCACAGTGATCAGGCAGTATcattaatgaagaaatttgGGCCCGAACAAGATGTATATTATCAAGATGACTTGATGAAATTAGCTATGGTGACAAGAAGAGATCACATGAACGGGAATGAGTTAACTGACACTTTCAAGTCAAATCAGTTTATTATTCGAATGTCAAGGGACACATTGTCACTGTTGAAAAGGCATTTGCATGACAAAAAGGCTTCAGTACTGCTGAATATTATTCAAGAGCATTTGTATTTTGATATGTATGAAGGGGTGGCAAGGAACAAAATGCAGATTGATGCAACATCTGGTGCTGTTGGTGGAGAGGCTAAGAGGCAAG ATAATAAAGCGAAAGTCTATTATGGCATTCCTAAAGCACCAGATATTCACATCCTATCAGCACCAGTGGAAGATGAGGAAGAGTCTGCTGAACAGGACAACCCTGATAgaccaaaaaagaaaaaatcaaagaaagatCCTTTATTgtccaaaaaaactaaatctgATCCAAATGCACCCCCACCAGACAGAATTCCTATCCCTGATCT GAAAGACAATGATAAAATTGAGAAACTGAAAGCTCTACGCGAAGCTTCGAAAAGGACTAATTTGGGGCCGGAAAATCTACCGTCTTGTTGTTGCTATACATTACTAAACGCGAATTACTC aGTGTGTTGTGCAGAAATAACTGAAGATTCTAGCATGCTGGCTGTGGGGTTTAACGATTCGATTATCAAAGTATTCACTTTAGTGCCGCAGAAACTAAAAGCCATGAAATCCGCTGATAAATTACAGGAAGTTAACATAGAAGCTGAGGATGTGTTA GTAAGAATGATGGATGAAAGATCAGGGGAATCTATGCGAAGCCTTTGCGGTCACAGCGGCCCAGTATATTCAGTATCTTTTTCACCAGATAGAACCGTTTTGCTCAGCGCCTCTGAGGACACTTCCATCAG ACTGTGGAGCTTACAAATCTGGACTTGTCTAGTGGTTTACAAAGGGCATATGTTTCCCGTTTGGGACGTTAAGTTTTCGCAATTGGGGTACTATTTTGCATCATGCTCCTATGACAGAACTGCGCGTTTATGGGCAACTGACCATTATCAACCCTTGAGGATATTTGGAGGACATTTCTCCGATGTAGAT TGCGTGCAATTTCATCCAAACTCGAATTACATCGCAACAGGTTCAAGTGACCGCAGAGTGTGCTTATGGGACATATCCACCGGCAATCATGTCCGACTGATGACAGGCCATAAGCAACCTATTCAAGCTTTAGCTTTCAGCGTTTGTGGGCGATTTTTGGCGTCCGCAGGAGCTGATTGTACAGTATTAATCTGGGACTTATCCCACGGTCATTTAGTCGCCGAATTGACCGGTCACGACAAGACCATACATTGCCTGGCGTTCAGTCGATGTGGTAACATTTTGGTGTCCGGAGGTTTAGATTGTTCAGTGAGACTTTGGAATTTTACCAAATTGACAGAGGAAATCAGTTCAGAAGATGTGAATATTTCGCATAATCCCGATGTGAAGACCGGGGATGAATATTTGCTGCGAACGTTCCAAACGAAAAATTCCCCGCtgataaatttacattttacacGGAGGAATTTGATGTTAGCGGTTGCGGTCTTCGATGGAGTGGCTACATAG
- the LOC136408614 gene encoding complex III assembly factor LYRM7: protein MSNSLRREVLNSFKALHRTRKTVFKGDDRALTEGRKKINEEFKKQKHVQNETSIQELINYAQAVECELRMCVIQAKEVTPGVYQAEIRGDTPKLENVSYKDECCSNLSNKGTTENASKTCS, encoded by the coding sequence ATGTCAAATTCTCTACGAAGAGAGGTTCTCAATAGCTTCAAAGCTCTCCATCGTACTCGGAAAACTGTTTTCAAAGGTGATGACAGAGCCCTCACAGAaggacgaaaaaaaattaatgaggaGTTCAAAAAGCAAAAGCATGTACAAAATGAAACGTCCATTCAGGAGCTAATTAATTATGCTCAAGCTGTTGAGTGTGAGCTCAGAATGTGTGTGATTCAAGCCAAAGAAGTGACTCCTGGTGTGTATCAAGCAGAAATAAGGGGAGATACTcctaaattggaaaatgtttcataCAAAGATGAGTGCTGTAGTAATTTAAGTAACAAGGGGACTACTGAAAATGCTTCAAAGACCTGTAGTTAA
- the Cdk8 gene encoding cyclin-dependent kinase 8 — MNSFMMDYEFKIKTQNERVKVEDLFDYEGCKVGRGTYGHVYKGRRKDGSDNRDYALKQIEGTGLSMSACREIALLRELKHPNVINLVRVFLSHNDRKVWLMFDFAEHDLWHIIKFHRAAKANKKPVMVPKGMVKSLLYQILDGIHYLHSNWVLHRDLKPANILVMGEGSERGRVKIADMGFARLFNAPLKPLADLDPVVVTFWYRAPELLLGARHYTKAIDIWAIGCIFAELLTSEPIFHCRQEDIKTSNPYHHDQLDRIFNVMGFPHEKDWEDIKKMPEHPTLLKDFKKSNYVNCSLVKYMERHKIKPESKAFHLLQKLLLMDPNKRITSEQAMQDPYFSEDPLPTQDVFAGCPIPYPKREFLTDDDQEDKSDNKQRQNQQQQQQAQPPQQQQQPQVPPPPQQTQQPNQVDQHPAKRVRMSGPPPQGHPGQVNSQQISMSQQQQEFHQQQMMFNSNNQQQQPNFQQRF, encoded by the exons ATGAACAGTTTCATGATGGATTACGAATTTAAGATTAAAACACAAAACGAGAGAGTCAAAGTCGAAGATTTGTTTGATTATGAAGGGTGCAAAGTTGGTCGAGGCACCTATGGGCATGTCTACAAAGGTAGGAGGAAAGATGGATCAGATAATAGGGATTATGCCCTAAAGCAGATTGAAGGCACTGGATTATCAATGTCTGCATGTAGAGAAATTGCA CTTTTAAGAGAACTTAAACATCCCAATGTAATAAACTTAGTAAGGGTATTTTTATCTCACAATGATAGGAAAGTGTGGCTAATGTTTGATTTTGCTGAACATGATCTGTGgcacataataaaatttcatagagCTGccaaagcaaacaaaaaaccTGTAATGGTTCCTAAGGGGATGGTCAAATCCCTCCTCTATCAAATATTGGATGGAATTCACTATCTACATTCAAACTGGGTATTACATAGAGATTTGAAACCAGCCAACATTCTAGTGATGGGCGAAGGTTCAGAAAGAGGACGAGTTAAAATAGCTGACATGGGCTTTGCCCGTTTGTTCAATGCACCCTTGAAACCATTAGCAGATTTAGACCCTGTGGTAGTTACATTTTGGTATAGAGCTCCCGAGTTGTTATTGGGTGCAAGACATTATACCAAGGCTATAG aTATTTGGGCCATAGGATGTATTTTTGCCGAATTACTAACATCAGAACCAATTTTTCACTGTCGTCAAGAAGACATTAAAACCAGCAATCCTTATCATCATGATCAGTTAGATAGGATATTTAATGTTATGGGTTTCCCACATGAAAAGGATTGGGaggatataaaaaaaatgcctgAACATCCAACTTTATTGAAAGActtcaaaaaatcaaa TTACGTTAACTGCTCCTTGGTAAAATACATGGAACGGCATAAAATTAAGCCAGAAAGCAAAGCTTTCCACCTTCTTCAAAAGCTACTTCTCATGGATCCAAACAAGAGAATTACTTCAGAACAAGCCATGCAAGATCCATACTTTTCTGAAGACCCCTTACCTACCCAAGATGTTTTTGCAGGCTGTCCCATTCCTTACCCAAAGAGGGAGTTTTTGACTGATGACGACCAAGAAGACAAGTCGGACAATAAACAAAGGCAGAATCAACAGCAACAGCAACAGGCGCAGCCTCCGCAGCAACAACAGCAACCCCAAGTGCCACCGCCACCACAACAAACACAGCAACCCAATCAAGTTGATCAGCATCCTGCAAAGAGAGTGAGAATGAGCGGACCTCCTCCTCAAGGACATCCTGGACAAGTCAATTCGCAA CAAATATCCATGTCTCAACAGCAACAGGAATTTCATCAACAGCAAATGATGTTTAATAGTAACAATCAGCAGCAGCAACCCAATTTTCAGCAACGATTTTGA
- the RpS30 gene encoding ubiquitin-like FUBI-ribosomal protein eS30 fusion protein, whose product MQLVFRGLSTHVLECLGDESIGQIKERVAALEGLKESEVSLYISGSPISDTVNVSELEETDIEISVGLPGGKVHGSLARAGKVKGQTPKVEKQEKKKKKTGRAKRRIQYNRRFVNVVASFGRRRGPNSNSGPAT is encoded by the exons ATGCAGTTAGTGTTCCGTGGATTAAGCACTCACGTGCTTGAATGCTTAGGAGACGAGTCCATTGGACAAATCAAG GAGCGCGTTGCAGCTCTTGAAGGACTAAAAGAATCAGAAGTCAGTCTTTATATATCAGGATCTCCAATTTCTGATACAGTTAATGTGTCAGAGTTGGAAGAAACTGATATTGAAATATCAGTGGGCCTTCCTGGAGGAAAAGTCCATGGTTCTTTGGCCCGTGCTGGTAAAGTGAAGGGGCAGACACCCAAAGTtgagaaacaagaaaaaaagaagaagaagactGGAAGGGCCAAGAGACGCATCCAGTACAATAGGAGATTTGTCAATGTTGTTGCCTCATTTGGACGTAGGCGCGGTCCCAACTCCAACTCTGGACCTGCtacataa
- the amrt gene encoding TM2 domain-containing protein CG11103 produces MRLLTLFFSILGVSFVNCEQKNTTTTTITKKFDPLGPLVQCSYLPWEFIDCDEPIDHKGNKTALEELGYGCVKFGGMRYEDVRRTKVICRALERIECFGNHTFFKEGVPCVKYSNHYFTTTLLYSILLGFLGMDRFCLGQTGTAVGKLLTLGGLGIWWIVDIVLLVTNNLVPEDGSNWNPYV; encoded by the coding sequence ATGAGACTCCTGaccttatttttttcaatacttgGAGTCTCCTTTGTGAACTGTGAACAAAAAAAcaccaccaccaccaccatCACCAAGAAATTCGATCCTTTGGGCCCTTTGGTGCAATGCTCCTATCTCCCATGGGAGTTTATTGATTGTGATGAGCCCATTGACCACAAGGGCAACAAGACTGCCTTGGAGGAATTGGGGTACGGCTGTGTCAAGTTTGGGGGAATGAGATATGAAGATGTGAGGAGGACTAAAGTGATTTGTCGGGCTTTAGAAAGGATTGAGTGCTTTGGAAatcatacatttttcaaagagGGAGTTCCCTGTGTTAAATACTCGAATCACTACTTTACAACTACTTTATTGTACAGTATATTATTGGGGTTCTTGGGAATGGATCGGTTCTGTTTGGGGCAAACTGGAACTGCTGTTGGAAAATTGCTGACTCTAGGAGGGTTGGGGATTTGGTGGATTGTTGACATTGTTTTGCTTGTTACCAATAATTTAGTGCCTGAAGATGGCAGCAATTGGAATCCTTATGTGTAA